Proteins from a genomic interval of Candidatus Methanoperedens sp.:
- a CDS encoding PIN domain-containing protein, whose product MTVLDTDFLVALLRGNTDAKELADRINFPKTTIINAFELYYGAKRSKKPEASLSEVISLLDSIDVLEFEKHAALLAAQIQAELMNSGDPVNILDILIAGIVKANDEEVFTRNVDHFKRINGLKWKQW is encoded by the coding sequence ATGACTGTGCTCGACACTGATTTTTTAGTGGCATTATTGAGAGGCAATACCGATGCAAAAGAACTTGCCGATAGGATTAATTTTCCAAAGACCACTATCATAAATGCCTTTGAGCTTTATTATGGAGCAAAACGCTCCAAAAAACCTGAAGCTTCTCTTTCCGAGGTCATTTCATTACTTGATTCCATTGATGTGCTCGAATTTGAAAAACATGCTGCTCTATTAGCCGCCCAGATCCAGGCTGAGTTAATGAATTCTGGAGATCCGGTGAATATACTGGATATTCTTATAGCCGGGATCGTTAAGGCAAACGATGAAGAAGTTTTTACAAGAAATGTGGATCATTTCAAGCGCATAAACGGTCTTAAATGGAAACAATGGTAA
- a CDS encoding antitoxin VapB family protein, giving the protein MAHKTLTISEEAYEALAQLKKEGESFTELIKRITGFVRKRPLKEFAGRLKDEKFEKATLEIRRSGLDVSRLERTKL; this is encoded by the coding sequence ATGGCACATAAAACACTGACGATCTCCGAAGAAGCCTATGAGGCACTGGCTCAACTCAAGAAAGAAGGGGAAAGCTTTACTGAACTCATAAAAAGGATCACAGGTTTTGTAAGGAAAAGACCTCTCAAAGAATTTGCCGGAAGATTGAAAGATGAAAAATTTGAAAAAGCAACTCTTGAGATCAGGCGTTCTGGACTGGATGTATCAAGATTAGAGAGAACAAAGCTATGA
- a CDS encoding YgiT-type zinc finger protein produces the protein MTHTKPFDKCPICGGELVEKEVEKLLRGGVNTAIIKVRAEVCQHCGERLYSQETVKLFEEIRRKLERKEVANFQPIGQSFQVTVSDSA, from the coding sequence ATGACACATACAAAACCATTCGATAAGTGCCCTATTTGCGGCGGTGAGCTTGTAGAGAAAGAGGTTGAGAAGCTCTTGAGAGGAGGCGTGAATACCGCTATCATAAAAGTCAGGGCAGAGGTTTGCCAGCACTGCGGAGAGAGACTGTATTCGCAGGAAACGGTTAAACTCTTCGAGGAGATTAGGAGAAAATTAGAACGCAAAGAAGTGGCAAACTTCCAACCGATCGGACAGTCATTTCAGGTAACAGTATCAGATTCAGCTTAA